The DNA region CTGTCTCAGGACTAAGACTAGAAGTCACTTTAAAATTCCCATAAGTTGTAAACTTGGGTCAGCCTATTAGTGAGCTGAGACATTTAAACACCATGATACCAACTAGTATTACATTATAACATATTCTCTGTTAACTGccacagagaaaaacagaaaaggtcAGTTTTCCTACTCTTATTTCAtggaatttatgaaaaaaaaaggactcaaCTATTTTTATACTTTAATATACACAATCATTGAATACCTTAATTTTAGagccatttaaaataattcttttcaATCAAAGTTAATAACTAGAATGGGTTTTTAATAACAATAGAAATAAGTTTAAAACAGACACATAAAATTTTAGGTCACTCTAAaattgaggttaaaaaaaaaagacccagttTGCTTACTAGGATTGTTCTAGTTCTGTCTCTGAGGTCTACTTTCATATACAGCATTTGTACAGAGCTGCTCACCATTGTGTCTGGTATTTATAATATTATACGAGAGAACCCTAAATTAACCTATTgagttgtttaaaataaaaaaagaacccaCTAAAATGATATCAAGTCAGAGAGTTATCAGTTCATCCCTGGAGAAACAGAAAACTAGTGTGGTGCTTTTATAGTATATTCACACATTCTTAGTTTCAAAAGATGGAGACTAATTCCACTCACCCCTGAACGTGGGCTCGAcctagtgacttgcttctaatgaaTAAAAAGTGGTGAAGTAATTCTATGTGATCTTCAAGTCTAGGCAATAAAAAGGATAGCTTCTGCCTGTTTCCGTCTTTCTTGCTCCCTCTCTTTCACTTTCTCCCTCAGATCACTTCATCTGAGGGAAGCTAGTCACCTCTTGCGAGTATACTTAAGCAGCCCGTGGAGAGATATAGGTAAGCAACAGAggcctcctgccaacagccaGCACCAACTTGCCAGTTATAGGAATGAGCTACCTTTCCAAAGGATGTTCTAGCCCCAGTAAAGCCTGCAGGTGACTAGCTCCAGCTGACATTTTGACTGTGACCTTATGAGAGACTCTGTGCTAGAACTGCCCAGCTAAGCTGTTCCTGAAGTACTGACTCACAGAaactatgaaaataataaatcttaaagttGTTTTAAGCCTCTAAGCTTTGGTGTAACTCATCACATAGCAATAGTTAGAATTGGTAATGAATGCAAAAAAGTactattataaaatattacatattttaatataaaatataaaatttttgctGCTTACAAAaatcaagaatttaaaaatgtaaactagTTAGAAAACTTTACTTTCctcaatatatatttaatgatatatatttaaatgatgaAACAAGTATAAGACAAAATCTTACCTTGCAAGTTACAGCTCCAACAACTTGCCACATATCTGCTATATCCTGCTTATCATATTGCATGGATTTTACCTTTTCAGTGATAGAAATAGAAACTTGTGGTTTTCCTTTGTATGCTCCAACTTTCCAGGCTGGCTGTTTTTGTAGCTGAGACACAGAtgcaaaattaatattttccaaTGCATTCTGTAAGTTGGCATCTAACAAAGTGCCAAATGGACAAGTCTGTAGAAGCAATTCAGGCAGTTGTCTCAATTTAGTACTTAGCTCAGTGTCATTTTGTTGACCTGAGGAAAGAAAATCCTGCAACCCAAAGAGAAGTTCAAAGCCTTGTGAAATTCCACTAATGCTAATTAATGGTGGATAAGGAGATAAAGTTTGTTCAACTAGTGGCAAACAAGCATATATTATGCCAGTCTTCAGAACAGCAACAACTGGCCAGAGTTCTTCACCTCCTACTGGGAGTCCATAGACAGATGTTTTATTGATGCGTGAACAGCTATCACGGCTCTCCACAAAGTCCCCATCATCCAATAATCTAAGTTCAAAGAGTAGTGCTTTAAGGAAGGGGCCATCTTCAGGAATAGGCACATAACTTGCTCCATTGAAGACTTTGGCTCGTTTTTCAACTGTTGGATACCGTCTgcattacagaaacagaaatgttaTAAATGACCCTTTTAGTACAATCAAAGTGTATGAGCCCCCTCctccaaaaaaaacccacaaaaaccataggaaaaacagtaacaacaaacacaaatacatatatgcaTTCACAAAGgctaagaaacaaaaatattgtatttatatttattatacatTAAGTTCCTACTATAGTATGTTTCTTGGTATGAATAAAATATCACTatgataaatgataaaatataaaatgataaaatatcacTATCACTGAATATGcttaattcaatttatttatttaattaaaaatatgtaatacatGGTTCTAATTAAAATGTCTCTtggtggaagtggatgtggctcaagcaattgggctcctgcctaccatactggaggtccctggtttgattcctggtgcctcgtaagagaagacagcaagctggagcaatgggcaggtgcggcgagctgatgcaacaagatgacgcaacaagagacacaagaagaaaaacatgactgacagcaaagcagggagtggaggtggctcaagcaattaggcacctccctccttcATCAGAGGTTCCGGGTTGTTCCCAGACCctcataaagaaacaaggaagataaacagacacagtaagtgaaAATAATaagggggtggaaataaataaataaaataaatcctaaaaaaaaaaaagtctcttggCTACTCAGATTACTTTTTGGTAGACAAGGGATGTATATCTGGACACATTTTAGGCATCTCTGAggacttttcttccttcttctaatACTATCTTAGCAGAGTAGGACCAAAAAAGTAGTTTTTGGATTTACTCTTTGAGATGACACCATCTTTGTAAAATAGGACAAAAGTGGCTTTCTGATTCACTAAAATAATACCATTTTAAAAGGAATGCTCTATTCTACTCAACCTACACTGTACCCAGAGTCTTCTTGTTAAGCCCCACAAGAATATGTAAGAGCTACAAGAATATGGAAGCTACTAtcagataataaaaagaaaacaatttgaatAATTCTTTATAGTTTGCACACCTCTGGGCTAAATATGTTACTAACCCATTCTGTTCTTGGGGGGGGCCGATGAGGAGGCTGcagaacagaaaataattttgctcATGTACATAAATCTGTTAGATCACATTTTCTTAGTACTTTTCTATGTACTTTTTCCTCTACTCCAAGTTCTAGAGGAAAGCCATTCACTATTAACTTTTGGACAAATCACCTAAATTCTTTGAGACTATtctcttatttgtaaaatgaaggggTGGCAACCTATTAGCAGCTCTCATCAAGGGTCAAGACCATGCCTAGCCAAAATAATTATTTCCACTATCAGTAATAAAATATTGAGGTTTGCtaaaaatttttacaaataagaatgtaTTCAAAAGTtacttatgggaagcagacttggcccaatggatagggtgtctgtctaccacacgggaggtctgcagttcaaaccctgggcctccttgacccgtgaggagctggcccatgcgcagtgctgatgcccgcaagaagtgccctgccacacaggggtgtcccccgcgtaggggagccccacgcgcaaggagtgcgctccataaggtgagctgcccaatgcaaaagaaaagtgcagcctgcccaggaatggcactgcacacagggagagctgacacaaggtgatgcaacaaaaagaaacacagattccctgtgcggctggtaaggatagaagttgtcacaaaagaacacacagggaatggacacagagagcagacaactggggggcggaggggtgggggaagtggggaggggaaagaaataaataaaaaataaatcttaaaaaaaagttactcATGTACTAAAGAACCTCACTCATTTAAATTCTTATGTGCATTTTCTTGATTGAGAAGTGGGAGGCACTCCAGCACTCCTGTAATGAGCTAGCAGGtaaatgtcatttcttcttataagTCTCTGGATAAAACAGTTGAGAACTTTGGTCTAAACTCATTAGTTTTCTCTAGTTATCTAGGGGATAACTAAAGTTGTCCTTAAGCATAAAAATCTGAAGATTGAATATAAAGGTAAGAAATTAATCTGGGGCCCTATATAATGCCTAAatatatgttcaataaatattttgttaaataattCATCCCATGATTTCAGATTTATAGTAGGCCTTTTCTAAAACAGGATTCAAACCTTAACTGGCTCTATACCTATGCGGTTCAACGCCAACTCAGGCCTGACTTAAGCTATGCTAGATCTATCTGGGCAGCAAGCTCTAAACCACACTCTAAATCAAATTTTGGTGTGGGGAAAAGGTAGACTTAAGATCACTTCACTTGCCTTCTTAAATCTTAATTGATGGACATTATCCTTTGGCATGGACAGATAATATATGCTGCCCTAAGACCAGCCCtgaaagataagaaaactgaaaatcagaaaagaaattcGTTCAATTATACAAAATTTGAACTTATTTTGCTGCCTCCATTGAGATGTTGAAAAGCCTACccaaatatatatgaattttttttctgaaatattaaGAACAGAATGGGAAAATTTCTCAGAGAACAAGCATGACTTCTTcaaggaatttatttttaaaaaacagcaacagttttattcacacaccatacaatccattcaaagtgtacaatcaatttaTCTTTTTAAGCCATAAAAACCTCACCCCATGAGATATTAAGATAAACTACAAAGgcacagtaataaaaacagtatggtactggcacaagaacaaacaaaataatagaaCTGAGACATTAATGTTTATATGGGGGAAATAATAAGCATTATCAAAGGCCTCACAAATCAATGAGGAAAAGATATACTGCTCAGTAGATGATGTTAGGAAAACCTGCCCACTgtatacagaaaaacaaaatgggaTTCCTTTTTAAAACCATATCCAAAGATAGACCACAGATAgactaaagatctaaatataatagATAAAATTATAAAGTTAAGAGAAATAATATAGAAAGATTTCTTTGGGAAATAAGGGTGGGGAAAGACTTCTTTAACAAAACCCTGAAAGTACTAACTAATTGGACTGCATCAGAATTAGAGATTTCTGTTTAACCAAGGGAAATATAAAGTTAATAAACATTGACAGATTAAGCGAAAATATCTGTAATATCTAAAAATGACATGACACTAATAACTAGCATACACAATGAACTCCTGCAAATTAACAGGAAAAAACCTGCAAgtctcacagataaacagacaagGATATGAACAGGCAATTCACAGAAGAGGATACAAAAATGGGTAAACAATCATGGCTAtgcagagaaatgcaaatgaaaataagGTATCCTTTACACCCAGTTATCTCGGCAAAAATTAGAAAGCTGGATAATAAGTATTAGTAAAAATGCTTTTACTCTCCATTCTTACCTTACTAACTGGTAAGAATGGAGAGTAAAAGCATTCTGAGGAGTTTCTGATTTGTTTGGCAGTATTTAGTTAAAATCAGTATAGGTATGCCCTGAGGCTTAGTAACATATCTCAAATTCTCACACAGGTCCCTAAGAGGGCCGGCTTGAGGATATCCACTGCGGCACTGTTCTAAAATCCGAAACTAGGAGGTATCCTGGGAGATTTTCAGTAGAGGAGGGGAGGATGTACTATATATAGCAGGTAGAAGCAATAGTTTAGATCTGcattgtccaatatggtagcaacatgtggctatttaaactaaattagaattaaaatttaaaattgaatcCCTCAGTTACACTAGCCACAATTTAAGAGGTCAACAGCCACAGGTGGCTAGTAGCTAAAACATTAGCATGGATTTAGAGTATTTCCCATTTCCAACATTGTAGAAAATTCTATTGTACAACACTGGTCTAGATACACAAAGTAATACGGACGTTTCTTAAAAACAGTGCTGAGTGACAAATGTAAGAAAAGGGAATCTATAGCATACTTAAGGGTGTAAATTGAAAAATACATGCACAAACTCACAGAAATTGAACAACATTGCACATGCAAGAGTTAATTGTGAAGGGAAGTATGGCAGTTAGGAATAAATACACCAACTGCTtagcaaggatttttaaaaattttattttttgtttttagcaagGATTTTTGCAAAGAATGAGTTAAAATGTCTTAGAATGATTTTATTAATGTAATGAAAGTAGAAATTTTAAACGTGGTTGGTTAGTGCTCCATGAGTTTTCTTCCTTCCGCCCTGGTCCCGGCCATACCAATTCTACGCAGATTGGATTAATTATAACACAACAGCAACAATAGGAAAACACATATAATACTCAATATGTTCCaggcattaactcatttaattctcatataaCACTATGAGGTAGGATTATTAAAAATCTCCATTTAACAGATGGAacaaaggttaaataacttgtccgAGGTCATGGAACTAGCTGTGGCTGAGCTGAGATACAGCGCATCACAAAACAATGTTAAGTTATTATACCGGTATTTTCATTCTGATCCATTATTTCCGAGGGTTCAGTCTTGCATTTACCTGGAGAATCTCATGGTGCCACAAAGTGGAGCTCCCGGTTCGTGGCTTATGAGCCACACTGCTCGCTGGGCCATGACTGGCCACTAAAGGATCAATCCATAGCTAATTAAGCAGGAAGAGCGCAGACCCGTTTTTTCCGGATGGACTCTAACCAGCAGCCCCGAGGCTCATTCTGAGCCGCATTTTACACCACCACAGATGGATCGAGCTCAGCAGAGACGCTAGCTTCTTCAGGTGACTAAACTCTTTGAGTCGCTCCTGCCCAACGTAAGCCACAAAAAGTTCCGTGAATCTGCACCTAGACTCTTTAGTAACTTACTCAGCCCAGCACCCActaatttcttcctttaaaactCCATTTCCGGGATGGTGGCCCGCAAGGATCATGTTTCCTCATTTGTCCAAGCGACGAGCCTCTCTCCGTTTCGACTGCAGCTCGCGTCCCTCGTCGGCCCCTCCCTACAGCCTCCCAGGCGCGCGCAGCTCCACTTCCGGCGTATGAGGCGGTGACAATGGGAGAGGCGCGGGCGGCGCCGGGAGGCAGCTGACAGACGTCTGCGGCTTCACTTCATGGCCGCCCTCCCGCCCCGCCTGGGCTTTGTAGGGAGTGGGGGAGCCAGCGGCGACCCGGAGCCGGAGTTGGCAAGCCAAAGGGGGACCTGTGCGCGGCGCCGCTGAGGCGCAGCATGTGAGGAGGGCACGGCATTCAGGGCGAGGCGAGCCTCTCAGCCGGCGGGGATGGCCACGACGGCCGAGCTCTTCGAGGTGGGTCCCGGGGCTCTTCAGGGAGTGGCAGGCCCGGGGTTGCAGACACCGAGGCGGGCGGGCCGAGGAGCTGGCGTTCGCCGGCTGCCCGGGAGAAGCACTCTCAAGGTGCGAAGGCGAAGGGCTCGGGTGGCAACTCCGGTGTCAGCGCGGGCGGAGCTTGAAATGGGGGAGGGGTGTCTTCGGGACCCAGGTGGGAAGTGGCGAGGAGGGGAAGCCCTGAGTCCGAAAGGAGGAGGATTGGTGTTCTTCTCTAGGGCCAGAGGATCCTCAGGGGTTCGGGCGTCGGAAGATTTCTACTCTGGAGTAGTAGTGGCAAGGGCTGACTCAGGACGGGAAGCGAGGAGCCGGGAGCTCCAGTTCAGGAGAATCACGTTTTGTCGCTCGGATGTTAGCTAAGGAGGCCACCTGAGATGGGGGACGAATGGGGGCTTCTCGTCGAGTCATTCCGTTTGTAAATGTTAGAAGTGACACTCGTATGCCTGCCAGTTTACCCTTATATTTGAAAAGTCTGGAAGTATTTTTTAGTACAATAAAGGCCTGTTTATATTTAGCTCTTCAGACTTAAGAGAGCAAAAACTGAAATTAACGTCTGTGTTCGAGAGTGAAGGAATTTAGGTGAATTATAAAACCGAGTAACGGCTAGAGTATCCTTAACGCAGGACAGTGAGCATTGTAATGTGCTTTCTTTAATATTTGCAGCATCTAAAATTTAGAATTTGATTTGGTGAAGTCCAATATAATAAGCTGTGATGTTTGAAATAATAGGAGGACTAATTGGACCACAAAACAGTGAAACGTATGAAACATCTCCTtttaagaaagaaatgcaaaaatcagatacgggggaaaaagaaaagaccctttttgtgtgtgtgcttgtgtttCGTCCTGAGTAACATAGTATGAGTAATAGAGAAGGTTGCAGTGACAATAGAAAATTCCTCCATAAGTGACCATTGTATCCTTTTTCTGCCTAAGATTCAGCAGTTTTTGTGGCTTAAAATTTGAATGGCACAGTTTTTATAATAAAtgggatttttctcttttgttattgTTTCTGCACTTTCGGTTTCAGTGAGAATTTGAATAGGTAATGCTTTTGTTAACATCGTGTCATTCTCATAATAAATTGTAGTAAAATAGTAATGTGTGAATGAAGAGTTATACATACAGGAAAGACTTCAGATATATTAGGTGTATATTCTCAGATTTTTGTTGGGAGATAGAGTACATTAACTTCTTTAATCCCAAAATTGTTCCATCTGTTTATAAGGAGATTTCTTCTTGCTAAGAGTTTTTACTGTGTTTCCCTAGGCAAGATTCTTCGTCGTTCGGTAGTtccttgttttagttttcttgtttttcaaatgTAGAAAACTCTATGAAGTTGAGATCTTTAATTTACTTAGTGAAATGTGTGCCTAGTCAGTTAACAGAAAACTGTTATTTGACATACAGTTCATAAGACATTAACCTTTGAGTTAATGAATCCTGCTTGATATTCCCAATTATGTCTTGGTCTTGGCTTGTattatgtcaatttttaaaaaaatattttactacatGAGTCCATACACTTTATTCCTGGTCCCTGGAGGAGGTAGAGAAATATGTATTTTGCTTTCTAGTGTCTTGCCATGTAGTAAAGCAGttaaatcaatttagggtttAATCTAATTTAGTAACTCTTGCAGCCAGTAAGATACACTTTATTGGCCCTGTGGCCAGAGGGAACTcacagtaactttttttttttatagttcgtaagttttattttttttcttctttattttaaatgttacattaaacattaaataataaaatatgaggtccccaaatatcCCCCGTCTCACCCACCCgacccctcccacattaacaacttcttccatcatcacGCCACAACctctgcacctggcgaatacattctagAGCACCGCTGTGCCACATGGACAGTcgtccacattgtagttcacaccctcccccggtccacccagtgggccacggtaggacacacaatgtctggcatctgtccctgcagcaccacctaggacaactccaaatcctgaaaatggccccacaccatatctcttcttctgtctccctaccatcagtagccattgtggccaccctctccacatcactattacaatttcttcccttactaatcataatagttcaccAGCAggacaccagtaagtccactctgatccatactctattcctccatcctgtggaccctaggatggttatgtccagtccccctctacatcacgAGGGGCCTTGATTTCACAATAactttaaacataaatataaatcttaactCATGTGAACTTCCTCTTTTCTGACCATATGTAACTTGttgctttatcaaaattaaaagcgtATTatgttggggagtggatgtatctcaagtggttgagcaccagcttcccatgtactgaggtcctgggtttaatccctggtaaaAAACTATTATGTCAATAGTTAAAATTAAGTGTTAGAAGTTACAATCAAGAAATTAATTTATCTTTTCAGCCCTACAGTGGACTCTCTGTTCTTGAATAAGGTTTCAACTCTAAGTGAAAAGTTGCCCTCTTTGCTTTAGAGGgaggaggaaaacaaaacaaaacaacctgcTTTCACTGTGTTGGCTACTGCAGAAGAAACTAGGTTGTAGGACAAGTCGGGgactctttcttctgctttcttttcttagTCACAGCTGGAGAACTGTGGAAAACAGAGGTCAGGATGTAGTCAAGGCTATTTTGTTTCTATGTATCCTGCTTTTCATACACTAAGTAGAATTGTGCTTTTGTTTTCTACattgaaaaaaactaaaacaaaattaaactttttgaaTCTGAAATTTCTTGTGTTAACTCTGCTTCTTTTATAATCTTATTGATcctatgacttttaaaaaaaaatttaacataaacTCAGGCTATGGGATATTTCCTCACTTGATGGAAATGATTTAGTAATACATGATTCAGTAATTTTAATAGGGTAGCTCCTGAAAACTGCCCAGAATACCAAATTAGTTTCAATCCTTGTTGACACATATTTCTAAAAGGGTctatttgcagtgtttttaaatGATCACCACAGGATGAACATGATAGACATTCTAAACATGGATTCCTATGTGGTTCAGATTACTTACGTGGTCTACATTTAAAAAGTGACTGGGGTAGtaaattctttttctgttgtAAATAATTCCTCTCTTCTTTTACTGTACTTCTGAGGAGGACACTGCACTCCTTTCTCACCTTGCTGATTTTCTCTCCTATTGTTTTTCAAGAGTCTTTCCTTCTCACTGGGGAAGCTACTTTTCTGGGAGAGTTCTTTGTTAACTAGagtcaattattcattcattcaaaaaatatttgttaagtaaCTATTACGTTAAAGATAACATGTAAAATTAATGAGATTGCATGTCCCAAAAGCTGTCCTGTAAAATATTAATCCTGCAAGAtgtgtggtaaaaaaaaaaaaaaatttcaaaggctaaataaagttttggaaatgagaTATTCTGCTTTGCTTGGAGGTTTACAATATACTTTAGTATGTTAAAGAGTctcatattgcagggacagatggtggacattatgtatcccgccataatccactgaatgtcctgggggagagtgtaaactacaatgtaaactgtaatccgtgcggtgcagcagagctccaaaatgtattcaccaaatgtaatgaatgtgccacaatgatgaaagaagttgttgatgtgggaggagtggggtagggtgtgtggctgggaacctcttattttttttaatgtaatatttttgtgatctatgtatctttttttaaaaaggcaattaaatttaaaaagattttaaaaaagagtctgaaaTGTTCATTTCCCAACTTTTTTCACCATAAGACTTTAATTTTCTACTGCTTAACTTTATTGTGTGAATTCCACAGAGCATACTTTAGAAGATGTTTAATTAGATATAGAACCTGTCATTAGCATcaaaaacgggggggggggggaaatagatatataatcatatacttctaaaaataatttttaattttcaagtacTTTATACCCATAAAGCAAAaactctccctcttcctctcctcatcTGGTaactaatctattttttctttctacaaattagctatttctagatatttcatatatttgaCATCATAACAGTATTTGTCTATATGTactttgcttatttcactcagcataatgttttcatggttcatgcatgttgcagcatgtcttagaactgcattccttcttatggccaaataatattccattgtgtgtatgtgccacattttgtttattcattcattgttgacAGATACTTGAGTTGTtgccatcttttggctattgtgagtagtGTTGCTTTGAACGTTGGTGTACAAGTGTCTGTTTGAGagcctgttttcactttctttgggtatgtacctagaagtagaattgccagatcatatggtaattctatatttaactttttgaggaactgccgtattgctttccacagtaactgtaccattttaccttcATAGCAGTGCACTAGAGTTCcattttctctgcatcctcttcgacacttgttattttgtttgttttgtaattttagccatccttgtgggtgtgaagtggtatct from Dasypus novemcinctus isolate mDasNov1 chromosome 3, mDasNov1.1.hap2, whole genome shotgun sequence includes:
- the AP5M1 gene encoding AP-5 complex subunit mu-1 isoform X4; translated protein: MAQRAVWLISHEPGAPLCGTMRFSRRYPTVEKRAKVFNGASYVPIPEDGPFLKALLFELRLLDDGDFVESRDSCSRINKTSVYGLPVGGEELWPVVAVLKTGIIYACLPLVEQTLSPYPPLISISGISQGFELLFGLQDFLSSGQQNDTELSTKLRQLPELLLQTCPFGTLLDANLQNALENINFASVSQLQKQPAWKVGAYKGKPQVSISITEKVKSMQYDKQDIADMWQVVGAVTCKCDLEGIMPNVTISLSLPTNGSPLQDILVHPCVTSLDSAILTSSSIDMMDDSAFSGPYKFPFTPPLESFNLCYYTSQVPVPPILGFYQMKEEEVQLKITVNLKLHESVKNNFEFCEAHIPFYNRGPITHLEYKVSFGQLEIFREKSLLIWIIGPKFPKSMEITLSGTVTFGAKSHEKQPFDQICIGGTAYVKLHFRILDYTLTGCYADQHSVQVFTSGKPKISTRGIRK